The following proteins are encoded in a genomic region of Pseudodesulfovibrio mercurii:
- a CDS encoding DMT family transporter has translation MAGFLYVLAAAFMWGVIGVFTKFVLAEGVSALEIAFWRAMFGWVFFMIHATVAGQLKAQRKDLPALLGFGVICVTLFYGAYQIAIRDVGMAMAAVLLYTAPAWVALLSKLVLKEEMTVVKAACVAMTILGVACISLGPKLMSGAAIQLNLFGLAAGLLSGFTYALYYIFGKKFLYRYPTPTIFVYALPFGAILLLPFIDFVHKSPTAWLLMIGMALVTSYGAFSVYYAGLKRLDATHASVIATFEPLVAAVLAYLLFGEQFSLLGYAGSSLIIAAVLLVVLSGSRPRKTAQSGA, from the coding sequence ATGGCCGGATTCCTCTACGTACTGGCCGCGGCCTTCATGTGGGGCGTCATCGGCGTGTTCACCAAGTTCGTCCTGGCCGAGGGCGTCAGCGCCCTGGAGATCGCCTTCTGGCGGGCCATGTTCGGTTGGGTCTTCTTCATGATCCACGCCACCGTGGCGGGCCAGCTCAAGGCCCAGCGCAAGGACCTGCCCGCCCTGCTCGGTTTCGGGGTCATCTGCGTGACCCTGTTCTACGGGGCCTATCAGATCGCCATCCGCGACGTGGGCATGGCCATGGCCGCCGTGCTCCTGTACACGGCCCCGGCCTGGGTGGCCCTGCTCTCGAAGCTGGTCCTCAAGGAGGAGATGACGGTCGTCAAGGCGGCCTGCGTGGCCATGACCATCCTCGGCGTGGCCTGCATCAGCCTCGGGCCCAAGCTCATGAGCGGGGCGGCCATCCAGCTGAACCTCTTCGGCCTGGCCGCCGGGCTGCTCTCCGGCTTCACCTACGCCCTCTATTACATCTTCGGGAAAAAATTCCTGTACCGCTATCCCACGCCGACCATCTTCGTCTACGCCCTGCCCTTCGGCGCGATCCTGCTGCTGCCGTTCATCGACTTCGTGCACAAGTCTCCCACGGCGTGGCTGCTCATGATCGGCATGGCCCTGGTCACCTCCTACGGCGCGTTCTCGGTCTACTACGCGGGCCTCAAGCGGCTGGATGCCACCCACGCCTCGGTCATCGCCACCTTCGAACCGCTGGTGGCGGCGGTCCTGGCCTACCTGCTCTTCGGCGAGCAGTTCTCCCTGCTCGGCTACGCGGGCTCCTCCCTGATCATCGCCGCCGTGCTCCTGGTCGTGCTGTCCGGCTCGCGCCCGCGCAAGACCGCGCAAAGCGGGGCCTAG
- a CDS encoding ornithine cyclodeaminase family protein has protein sequence MGSEIRFISAGETDRLGIAMAEVMDAVETGFAALGKGLGEMPAKIGVHPREDCFIHAMPCYLGGGIDRAGVKCIAAYPGNPARGLPYITGVMILNDPDTGLPLAIMDAAQITAWRTGAASGVYARHFGDPKTTSVAVIGTGVQGRTNLLAMKEVFPDLREVRCFGPRDASVQRFIDDMAPRLPEAVFAKHADLETAVRGADVVITCTPIVEHPTRPLRREWLKDDCLVIAVDYDACVGADVFRDAHFTCDNRNQYVRTRESGTYFGNGYPGPDDIDADLCEVCAGEKSGPRKGRRGAVLMGIAAHDVMTAALVYERAAAAGLGTLVEL, from the coding sequence ATGGGTTCCGAGATTCGCTTTATATCGGCAGGGGAAACGGACCGGCTGGGCATCGCCATGGCCGAGGTCATGGACGCGGTGGAGACCGGCTTCGCGGCCCTGGGCAAGGGGCTGGGCGAGATGCCCGCCAAGATCGGCGTGCACCCGCGCGAGGACTGCTTCATCCACGCCATGCCCTGCTACCTCGGCGGCGGCATCGACCGCGCCGGGGTCAAGTGCATCGCCGCCTACCCAGGCAACCCGGCCAGGGGGCTGCCGTACATCACAGGGGTCATGATCCTGAACGACCCGGACACCGGCCTGCCCCTGGCGATCATGGACGCGGCCCAGATCACGGCCTGGCGCACGGGCGCGGCCTCCGGCGTCTACGCCCGCCACTTCGGCGACCCGAAGACGACCTCCGTGGCCGTGATCGGCACCGGCGTGCAGGGGCGGACCAACCTCCTGGCCATGAAGGAGGTCTTCCCGGACCTGCGCGAGGTCCGCTGCTTCGGCCCCCGCGACGCCTCGGTCCAGCGGTTCATCGACGACATGGCCCCAAGGCTGCCCGAGGCGGTCTTCGCCAAACACGCGGACCTCGAAACCGCGGTCCGGGGCGCGGACGTGGTCATCACCTGCACACCCATCGTCGAGCATCCGACCCGGCCCCTGCGCCGGGAATGGCTCAAGGACGACTGCCTGGTCATCGCCGTGGACTACGACGCCTGCGTGGGCGCGGACGTCTTCCGGGACGCGCACTTCACCTGCGACAACCGCAACCAGTACGTGCGCACGCGGGAGTCGGGCACCTATTTCGGAAACGGCTATCCCGGCCCCGACGACATCGACGCGGACCTGTGCGAGGTCTGCGCGGGCGAAAAAAGCGGCCCGCGCAAGGGACGGCGCGGGGCCGTGCTCATGGGCATCGCGGCCCACGACGTCATGACCGCCGCCCTGGTGTACGAACGCGCCGCCGCAGCCGGGCTCGGCACCCTGGTCGAGCTGTAG
- a CDS encoding pseudouridine synthase family protein, producing the protein MTTPGELGVRIVKWEDGFAAVNKPGGVHSAIISGRDEPCVEAVLPALFPGMEPVLLNRLDRLTSGLLLVALTPEARDAYLEYEDQGAIKKFYLARVRGRLDGIVSVRNRLDTDDRKTTRVLAEPDEDARRWTGVTALSHDNAADTSLVRCLITKGARHQIRAHLASIGHPIVGDPLYGGGESPRGLMLQHQRLEMPGFQAEAIPLF; encoded by the coding sequence ATGACGACACCCGGTGAATTGGGCGTGAGAATCGTCAAGTGGGAAGACGGATTCGCCGCCGTGAACAAGCCCGGCGGCGTGCATTCGGCGATCATTTCGGGCAGGGACGAACCCTGCGTCGAGGCGGTGCTGCCCGCCCTGTTCCCGGGCATGGAGCCGGTGCTTCTCAACCGGCTGGATCGCCTGACCTCCGGGCTGCTGCTGGTGGCCCTGACCCCCGAGGCCCGCGATGCCTACCTCGAGTACGAGGACCAGGGGGCCATCAAGAAATTTTATCTGGCCCGCGTCCGGGGGCGGCTCGACGGCATCGTCTCCGTCCGCAACCGCCTGGACACGGACGATCGCAAGACCACCCGCGTTCTGGCCGAGCCGGACGAGGACGCCCGCCGCTGGACCGGGGTCACGGCCCTGTCCCACGACAACGCGGCCGACACCTCCCTGGTGCGCTGCCTGATCACCAAGGGCGCGCGCCATCAGATCCGCGCTCACCTGGCCTCCATCGGGCACCCCATCGTCGGCGATCCCCTGTACGGCGGGGGCGAGAGTCCGCGCGGTCTCATGCTCCAGCACCAGCGGTTGGAGATGCCCGGCTTCCAGGCCGAGGCCATCCCGCTCTTCTGA
- a CDS encoding substrate-binding periplasmic protein, whose translation MRWRFRLALFLLLLPVYAYAADIHVATSTYCPLACELDQAPHDGIMHEVLRRTFEGTEYRLVFHHMPYVRAVRDTLDGLYDAVTYVGSVQAEDFIFVRNLDMINVVQFATRADSAWHYRNAASLGAIRLSIPKGFRTGNPEVDDYLDRYEGDPSRIRMNSCDNPTMAQCANLECLLNDRVDAMLVGSLAFRYITHEEGVADRVRVDPEPVAMFYNRIAFSPYCPNGTGLRDMVERKIREMRASGELRAIFDHYGFSP comes from the coding sequence ATGCGTTGGAGATTCCGCCTTGCCCTGTTCCTCCTGCTGCTCCCGGTTTACGCCTATGCGGCAGACATCCATGTGGCCACGTCCACATACTGTCCCCTGGCCTGCGAACTGGACCAGGCCCCGCACGACGGCATCATGCACGAGGTCCTGCGCCGGACCTTCGAAGGCACCGAGTACCGGCTGGTCTTCCACCACATGCCCTATGTCCGGGCCGTGCGCGACACCCTGGACGGGCTCTACGACGCGGTCACCTACGTGGGCTCGGTCCAGGCCGAGGACTTCATCTTCGTGCGCAACCTGGACATGATCAACGTGGTCCAGTTCGCCACCCGCGCCGACAGCGCCTGGCACTACCGAAACGCGGCCTCCCTGGGCGCCATCCGCCTGTCCATCCCCAAGGGGTTCCGGACCGGCAATCCCGAGGTGGACGACTACCTGGACCGCTACGAGGGGGACCCGTCGCGCATCCGCATGAACTCCTGCGACAACCCGACCATGGCCCAATGCGCCAATCTCGAATGCCTGCTCAACGACCGCGTGGACGCCATGCTCGTCGGCTCCCTGGCCTTCCGCTACATCACCCACGAGGAAGGCGTGGCCGACCGCGTCCGGGTGGACCCCGAACCGGTGGCCATGTTCTACAACCGGATCGCCTTCTCGCCCTATTGCCCCAATGGGACCGGGCTGCGCGACATGGTGGAGCGGAAGATCCGCGAGATGCGGGCCTCCGGGGAGCTGCGGGCCATCTTCGACCACTACGGGTTCAGCCCCTAG
- a CDS encoding 30S ribosomal protein S1 translates to MSEEFKERNGVEEGEESFAELFEQYSEGGGDDLSVGDKVTGTVIQVGENTVFVDTGTKLDGIVEREELLDEDGNCTVAEGDKVELYVVGKDSGGIKLSRAISGIGGMAMLEEAKAGALPVEGKVESTCKGGFNVTILQRRAFCPVSQIDARFVENPEEYVGQTLEFLITKLENHGRNIVVSRRALVEREAAESAQTFVDETKVGDEVEGTVTRLAAFGAFVEIMPGLEGLVHISQLGYGRVSHPEEVVSVGQKVRAKITKLDKDDKGRLKISLSMKELAQNPWDTLSATFAVGDIVSGKVVRLADFGAFVEIAPGVDGLVHVSEMSYTKRVNKPADMVKEGDAVTVKIKSIDLDKRRIGLSMKDAEGDPWAGVADRYQAGQKVEGVVEKQEQFGIFVQLEPGITGLLPKSVIARSEKPAAFEKLRAGDTVEVVIGEVKTGERKISLSTGDVRDDGDWKEFAPKRKADTGSMGLLGAKLQEALDKKK, encoded by the coding sequence GTGTCCGAAGAATTCAAAGAGCGTAATGGCGTGGAAGAAGGCGAAGAGTCCTTCGCCGAACTGTTCGAACAGTACAGCGAAGGCGGCGGAGACGACCTGTCCGTGGGCGACAAGGTGACCGGCACCGTCATCCAGGTGGGCGAGAACACCGTCTTCGTGGACACCGGCACCAAGCTGGACGGCATCGTCGAGCGCGAGGAACTGCTGGACGAGGACGGCAACTGCACCGTGGCCGAAGGCGACAAGGTGGAGCTGTACGTGGTCGGCAAGGACTCCGGCGGCATCAAGCTGTCCCGCGCCATCTCCGGCATCGGCGGCATGGCCATGCTCGAGGAGGCCAAGGCGGGCGCCCTGCCCGTGGAGGGCAAGGTCGAATCCACCTGCAAGGGCGGCTTCAACGTGACCATCCTCCAGCGCCGGGCCTTCTGCCCGGTGAGCCAGATCGACGCCCGCTTCGTGGAGAACCCCGAGGAGTACGTGGGTCAGACCCTGGAATTTCTTATCACCAAGCTCGAGAACCACGGCCGGAACATCGTGGTCTCCCGCCGCGCCCTGGTCGAGCGCGAGGCCGCCGAGTCCGCCCAGACCTTCGTGGACGAGACCAAGGTCGGCGACGAGGTCGAGGGCACCGTCACCCGGCTGGCCGCCTTCGGGGCCTTCGTCGAGATCATGCCCGGCCTGGAAGGGCTGGTGCACATCTCCCAGCTCGGCTACGGCCGCGTGAGCCACCCCGAGGAGGTTGTCTCCGTGGGCCAGAAGGTCCGGGCCAAGATCACCAAGCTGGACAAGGACGACAAGGGACGGCTCAAGATTTCCCTGTCCATGAAGGAACTGGCCCAGAACCCCTGGGACACCCTGTCCGCCACCTTCGCCGTGGGCGACATCGTCTCCGGCAAGGTCGTCCGGCTGGCCGACTTCGGCGCGTTCGTGGAGATCGCCCCGGGCGTGGACGGATTGGTCCACGTCTCCGAGATGAGCTACACCAAGCGCGTGAACAAGCCCGCCGACATGGTCAAGGAAGGCGACGCGGTCACGGTCAAGATCAAGTCCATCGACCTGGACAAGCGCCGCATCGGCCTGTCCATGAAGGACGCCGAGGGCGACCCGTGGGCCGGCGTGGCCGATCGCTACCAGGCGGGCCAGAAGGTCGAGGGCGTGGTCGAGAAGCAGGAGCAGTTCGGCATCTTCGTGCAGCTGGAGCCGGGCATCACCGGCCTGCTGCCCAAGTCCGTCATCGCCCGCTCCGAGAAGCCCGCCGCCTTCGAGAAGCTGCGCGCCGGGGACACCGTGGAGGTGGTCATCGGCGAGGTCAAGACCGGGGAGCGCAAGATATCCCTGAGCACGGGCGACGTCCGCGACGACGGCGACTGGAAGGAGTTCGCGCCCAAGCGCAAGGCCGACACCGGCTCCATGGGGCTGCTCGGCGCCAAGCTCCAGGAAGCCCTGGACAAGAAGAAATAA
- the ftsY gene encoding signal recognition particle-docking protein FtsY yields the protein MGFFSRLKKAWASPEEAAQRALDEYKREKGLDLDEPAVSAPAPAVPETAAPVQGDKPSEAAPTPSEDWQAGLTLALRQAEPKLSQWLNIIVAGVDRKGPALWDRLAFLFKALGAPDAEARDFIAKFEAWLDDMGYDAVADFKSELQFRLALALELEDEEDERDRLFLKLSEGISKTREQITKRIDGLLSAHSSLNDDFWEEFEEILIMADVGMEAAGQLMANLKARARKAGTDNPDDFKDILRAELEDIFKVPKRIKAVNPPEVLMMIGVNGVGKTTTIAKLAYRAQMQGRKVLIAAGDTFRAAAIDQLRVWADRLGTGFYAKAEGSDPAAVAFEAMDKAVSEGYDLLLLDTAGRLHTKSNLMDELTKIKRVVGKKHEGAPHRNVLVIDATTGQNALSQTKLFNQAVGVDEIILTKLDGTAKGGVVVAVTLQNKLPITFVGLGEKMEDLRPFDGKDFAKALLT from the coding sequence ATGGGATTTTTTAGCAGACTGAAAAAGGCCTGGGCAAGCCCGGAGGAGGCGGCCCAGCGGGCCCTGGACGAATACAAGCGGGAAAAGGGGCTGGATCTCGACGAACCGGCCGTGTCCGCACCCGCGCCCGCTGTCCCGGAAACCGCCGCGCCCGTTCAGGGCGACAAGCCGTCTGAAGCCGCGCCCACGCCCTCCGAGGACTGGCAGGCCGGGCTGACCCTGGCCCTGCGCCAGGCCGAGCCCAAGCTCTCCCAATGGCTGAACATCATCGTCGCGGGCGTGGACCGCAAGGGACCGGCCCTGTGGGACCGGTTGGCCTTTCTGTTCAAGGCCCTGGGCGCGCCCGACGCCGAGGCCAGGGACTTCATCGCCAAGTTCGAGGCCTGGCTGGACGACATGGGCTACGACGCCGTGGCCGACTTCAAGTCCGAACTCCAGTTCCGCCTGGCCCTGGCCCTGGAACTGGAGGACGAGGAGGACGAGCGCGACCGGCTCTTCCTCAAGCTCTCCGAAGGCATTTCCAAGACCCGCGAGCAGATCACCAAGCGCATCGACGGGCTGCTCTCCGCCCATTCCTCCCTCAACGACGACTTCTGGGAGGAGTTCGAGGAGATCTTGATCATGGCCGACGTGGGCATGGAGGCGGCGGGCCAGCTCATGGCCAACCTCAAGGCCCGCGCCCGCAAGGCCGGGACCGACAACCCCGACGATTTCAAGGATATCCTGCGCGCGGAGCTGGAGGACATCTTCAAGGTCCCCAAACGCATCAAGGCCGTCAACCCGCCCGAGGTGCTGATGATGATCGGCGTCAACGGCGTGGGCAAGACCACGACCATCGCCAAGCTGGCCTACCGCGCCCAGATGCAGGGCCGCAAGGTGCTCATCGCCGCGGGCGACACCTTCCGGGCCGCGGCCATCGACCAGCTGCGCGTCTGGGCCGACCGCCTGGGCACCGGCTTCTACGCCAAGGCCGAGGGGTCCGACCCGGCGGCCGTGGCCTTCGAGGCCATGGACAAGGCCGTAAGCGAGGGGTACGACCTGCTCCTCCTTGACACCGCGGGCCGGCTGCACACCAAGTCCAACCTCATGGACGAGCTGACCAAGATCAAGCGCGTGGTGGGCAAGAAGCACGAAGGTGCGCCCCACCGCAACGTTCTGGTCATCGACGCCACCACCGGCCAGAACGCGCTCAGCCAGACCAAGCTGTTCAACCAGGCCGTGGGCGTGGACGAGATCATTCTGACCAAGCTGGACGGCACGGCCAAGGGCGGCGTGGTGGTCGCCGTGACCCTGCAGAACAAATTGCCGATCACTTTCGTGGGGCTCGGCGAGAAGATGGAGGACCTCCGTCCCTTCGACGGCAAGGACTTCGCCAAGGCCCTGCTCACTTAA
- the asnS gene encoding asparagine--tRNA ligase — MKRTKILDALNASAPAEDIRIMGWVRSKRDNKGFSFLALNDGSCLGTIQVVVDHTPEIEEALARIGTGASVAVTGSLVESPGQGQKWEVRGRTLEVIGEADQETFPLQKKRHSDEFLRSIAHLRPRTNKFGAMFRMRSHLAQAVHRFFADKGFFYVHTPIITGSDCEGAGEMFRVTALPPGSPEPAENDFFGKPSNLTVSGQLSVEMFALSLGDCYTFGPTFRAENSNTPRHAAEFWMIEPEICFADLNDDMDLGEEMIKYLVAHMLDTCAEDVELFAKWVDKDLMATLTTILEKPFERLPYTEAISILKKTKKQFEYPVEWGIDLQTEHERFLCEEKFRKPVYVYDYPKSIKPFYMRMNDDGNTVAAMDCLVPRIGEIIGGSQREERLDVLTARMDELGLNKDEYWWYLDSRRYGTAPHAGFGMGFERMLMLVTGVHNIRDVIPFPRTPKSLDF; from the coding sequence ATGAAACGAACCAAGATACTCGACGCATTGAACGCCTCGGCCCCGGCCGAGGACATCCGCATCATGGGCTGGGTCCGCTCCAAGCGCGACAACAAGGGCTTCTCCTTCCTGGCCCTGAACGACGGCTCCTGCCTGGGGACCATCCAGGTGGTCGTGGACCACACCCCGGAGATCGAGGAGGCCCTGGCCCGCATCGGCACGGGCGCATCCGTGGCCGTGACCGGCTCGCTGGTGGAGTCGCCGGGCCAGGGGCAGAAGTGGGAGGTGCGCGGCCGGACCCTTGAGGTCATCGGCGAGGCGGACCAGGAGACCTTCCCCCTCCAGAAGAAGCGCCACTCGGACGAGTTCCTGCGCTCCATCGCCCACCTGCGCCCGAGGACCAACAAGTTCGGGGCCATGTTCCGCATGCGTTCCCATCTGGCTCAGGCCGTGCACCGGTTCTTCGCGGACAAGGGGTTCTTCTACGTCCACACCCCGATCATCACCGGCTCGGACTGCGAGGGCGCGGGCGAGATGTTCCGCGTGACCGCGCTCCCGCCGGGCAGCCCGGAGCCCGCCGAGAACGACTTCTTCGGCAAGCCGTCCAACCTGACCGTGTCCGGCCAGCTCTCGGTGGAGATGTTCGCCCTGTCGCTGGGCGACTGCTACACCTTCGGGCCGACCTTCAGGGCCGAGAACTCCAACACCCCGCGCCACGCCGCCGAGTTCTGGATGATCGAGCCGGAGATCTGCTTCGCCGACCTGAACGACGACATGGACCTGGGCGAGGAGATGATCAAGTACCTGGTGGCGCACATGCTCGATACTTGCGCCGAGGACGTGGAACTGTTCGCCAAGTGGGTGGACAAGGATCTCATGGCTACGCTGACGACCATCCTCGAGAAGCCCTTCGAGCGGCTGCCCTACACTGAGGCCATCTCTATATTGAAGAAGACCAAGAAGCAGTTCGAGTACCCGGTGGAGTGGGGCATCGACCTTCAGACCGAGCACGAGCGGTTCCTGTGCGAGGAGAAGTTCCGCAAGCCGGTCTATGTCTATGACTATCCCAAGAGCATCAAGCCGTTCTACATGCGCATGAACGACGACGGCAACACCGTGGCCGCCATGGATTGCCTGGTGCCGCGCATCGGCGAGATTATCGGCGGCAGCCAGCGCGAGGAGCGGCTGGACGTGCTCACCGCGCGCATGGACGAGTTGGGCCTGAACAAGGACGAGTACTGGTGGTATCTCGACTCCCGTCGGTACGGCACCGCGCCCCACGCCGGGTTCGGCATGGGCTTCGAGCGCATGCTTATGCTTGTCACGGGCGTGCACAACATCCGCGACGTCATTCCGTTTCCCCGGACGCCCAAGAGCCTCGACTTCTAG
- a CDS encoding TetR/AcrR family transcriptional regulator: protein MAKLQAVPKVIPIRNKEITKQKLVKAVGKVLAEVGFQRLGVNLVAREAGVDKKLIYRYYQGLQGLVAEYGRTVEFWPTAEELLGEDAEHIRDMAPHELMSQFFRRYLRAILRRPQTLEILAWEGVVRNDLTRALEEVRVRTALEFFELMRTDPPEEVDLTALVMILAAAVNFLAVRSRMHRSLGGVDVRSEAGWKRIEDTLDLMLERTLKP, encoded by the coding sequence ATGGCGAAATTGCAGGCTGTTCCCAAGGTCATCCCCATCCGGAACAAGGAAATCACCAAGCAGAAGCTGGTCAAGGCCGTGGGCAAGGTCCTGGCCGAGGTCGGGTTCCAGCGGCTGGGCGTCAACCTGGTCGCGCGTGAGGCCGGGGTAGATAAGAAGCTGATCTATCGCTATTATCAGGGGTTGCAGGGGCTGGTCGCAGAGTACGGCCGGACCGTGGAGTTCTGGCCCACGGCCGAGGAACTGCTCGGCGAGGACGCGGAGCATATCCGCGACATGGCCCCGCACGAGCTCATGTCCCAGTTTTTCCGTCGCTATCTGCGGGCCATCCTGCGCCGGCCGCAGACACTCGAAATCCTGGCCTGGGAAGGGGTGGTGCGCAACGACCTGACCCGGGCCCTGGAAGAGGTCCGAGTCCGTACCGCCCTCGAATTCTTCGAGTTGATGCGGACCGATCCGCCCGAGGAGGTGGATCTGACCGCACTGGTCATGATCCTGGCCGCAGCGGTCAATTTTCTGGCCGTGCGCTCGCGCATGCACCGCAGTCTGGGTGGGGTGGACGTGCGCTCCGAGGCCGGGTGGAAGCGTATCGAGGACACCCTGGACCTGATGTTGGAGCGGACGCTGAAGCCGTGA
- a CDS encoding MucR family transcriptional regulator, which translates to MEDYLQEALEIVKAQASVRTMTEEEITSMVQKLAAGIKAIAEGEAVDSAMPATIDPQKAIREKSILCCACGKSFKVLTKKHLATHGMTPEEYREQYGYKKKLPLVCKSLQRERRKKMKEMQLWTKRGKNK; encoded by the coding sequence ATGGAAGATTACTTGCAAGAAGCGTTGGAGATCGTGAAGGCGCAGGCAAGCGTGCGGACCATGACCGAGGAAGAAATTACTTCCATGGTACAGAAACTTGCCGCAGGCATCAAAGCCATTGCCGAGGGCGAGGCCGTTGACAGCGCAATGCCCGCCACCATCGACCCCCAGAAAGCCATCCGGGAGAAATCCATCCTCTGCTGCGCCTGCGGCAAATCCTTCAAGGTGCTGACCAAGAAGCATCTGGCCACCCACGGCATGACCCCCGAAGAGTACCGGGAACAGTACGGCTACAAGAAGAAACTGCCCCTGGTGTGCAAATCCCTGCAACGCGAGCGTCGCAAGAAAATGAAGGAAATGCAGCTCTGGACCAAGCGCGGCAAGAACAAATAG
- a CDS encoding MerR family transcriptional regulator has protein sequence MTDALDNQSLFRSEIRSLRDEVAALRAEREAEASRREEDVRVLREEVAALKRRLTAGESGGIIDFPPAEFLASPLVIASGGEYLGVQGKERKHFSLQDFVQLIERKESATVALETSWQRQDGHWVLVVRTQDGESGREQNIILVAKKTVTPSRNTVTEIIRLNIDGNDAPDALLLTLFRQLKTVFNG, from the coding sequence ATGACCGACGCGCTGGACAACCAGTCCCTGTTCCGCAGCGAGATACGTTCCCTGCGCGACGAGGTGGCCGCCCTGCGGGCCGAGCGCGAGGCCGAGGCCTCGCGGCGGGAGGAGGACGTCCGCGTCCTGCGCGAGGAGGTGGCCGCGCTCAAACGCAGGCTGACCGCCGGGGAGAGCGGTGGGATCATCGACTTCCCGCCGGCCGAGTTCCTGGCCAGCCCGCTGGTCATCGCCTCCGGGGGCGAGTACCTCGGGGTGCAGGGCAAGGAGCGCAAGCATTTCTCCCTCCAGGACTTCGTCCAGCTCATAGAGCGCAAGGAGTCGGCCACCGTTGCCCTGGAGACCTCCTGGCAGCGCCAGGACGGCCACTGGGTGCTCGTGGTGCGCACGCAGGACGGCGAGAGCGGTCGTGAGCAGAACATCATCCTGGTGGCCAAAAAGACGGTCACGCCGAGCCGGAATACGGTCACGGAAATCATTCGTCTGAACATCGACGGCAACGACGCGCCCGACGCCTTGCTGCTCACCCTGTTCCGTCAGCTGAAGACTGTTTTCAACGGGTAA
- the thiD gene encoding bifunctional hydroxymethylpyrimidine kinase/phosphomethylpyrimidine kinase — protein MERLPCVLTIAGSDSGGGAGIQADLKTITMLGGYGASVITALTAQNTAAVTGIHAPSAKFVALQLKTVLDDIRVDAAKTGMLFSAPIIEAVAALLRRKTFPLVVDPVCVATSGGKLLQDDAVKAMVERMFPLADLLTPNLPETELFTGIAVRTREDVFLAGKMLLEMGPRAVLIKGGHADSLAVTDWYMTSGAEPIPFMQQRVSTDCTHGTGCTLSSAIATGLAHGLEMGQAIRRGQEYLNLALRAGYRLGEGGGPPNHLAPWLKERARAGVLAAVDDLGRRLTGATGLKALLPRGRADVAVALPFADSAADVAGFPGGFTSVSRSRVDVVGRPEFGVAGRAASLLLSARRARPDVGCVMTLGGGVAVRGALEALGMEVAWMDWDGRPEYVDVAEDGFEEWGGLAALKEHPAPESVRVLGDPGGIGRESVLYVLAPDMTELLAGVRDISGRLAENPDEV, from the coding sequence ATGGAACGACTTCCCTGCGTCCTGACCATCGCCGGGTCCGACTCCGGCGGCGGGGCGGGCATCCAGGCCGATCTCAAGACCATCACCATGCTCGGCGGATACGGGGCCAGCGTGATCACCGCCCTGACCGCCCAGAATACCGCCGCCGTGACCGGCATCCATGCCCCGTCGGCCAAGTTCGTGGCCCTGCAGCTCAAGACCGTGCTCGACGATATCCGGGTGGACGCGGCCAAGACCGGCATGCTTTTTTCCGCCCCGATCATCGAGGCCGTGGCGGCCCTTCTGCGCAGGAAGACCTTTCCCTTAGTGGTGGACCCGGTCTGCGTGGCCACCTCCGGGGGCAAGCTGCTCCAGGACGATGCGGTAAAGGCCATGGTGGAGCGCATGTTCCCCCTGGCCGACCTGCTGACCCCGAACCTGCCCGAGACCGAGCTGTTCACGGGCATCGCCGTCAGGACCCGCGAGGACGTCTTCCTGGCCGGGAAGATGCTCCTTGAGATGGGGCCCAGGGCGGTGCTCATCAAGGGCGGGCACGCCGATTCCCTGGCCGTGACCGACTGGTACATGACCTCCGGCGCAGAGCCTATCCCGTTCATGCAGCAGCGGGTGTCCACCGACTGCACCCACGGCACGGGCTGCACCCTGTCCTCGGCCATCGCCACCGGCCTGGCCCACGGCCTGGAAATGGGGCAGGCCATCCGGCGCGGCCAGGAGTACCTGAACCTGGCCCTGCGCGCCGGGTACCGCCTGGGCGAGGGGGGCGGACCGCCCAACCACCTGGCCCCGTGGCTCAAGGAGCGGGCGCGTGCCGGCGTCCTGGCGGCCGTGGACGACCTGGGTCGTCGGCTGACCGGTGCCACCGGGCTCAAGGCCTTGCTGCCGCGCGGCCGGGCCGACGTGGCCGTGGCCTTGCCCTTTGCCGACTCGGCCGCCGACGTGGCCGGGTTCCCCGGCGGGTTCACGTCCGTGAGCCGGAGCAGGGTGGACGTGGTCGGCCGTCCCGAATTCGGGGTGGCGGGACGCGCGGCGAGCCTGCTGCTGTCCGCCCGGCGGGCCCGACCCGACGTGGGCTGCGTCATGACCCTGGGGGGCGGCGTGGCCGTGCGCGGGGCGCTTGAGGCCCTGGGCATGGAGGTCGCCTGGATGGACTGGGACGGGCGGCCGGAGTACGTGGACGTCGCCGAGGACGGCTTCGAGGAGTGGGGCGGCCTGGCGGCCCTCAAGGAGCATCCGGCCCCGGAGTCGGTTCGGGTCCTGGGCGATCCGGGGGGCATTGGCCGGGAGTCCGTCCTGTACGTGCTGGCCCCGGACATGACGGAACTGCTGGCCGGGGTGCGGGATATTTCGGGCCGACTGGCGGAAAACCCCGACGAAGTGTAG